GTGAGTTCATCCTGGTGGGCTTCCCCACCGCCCCGTGGCTGCAGACGttgctttttttcctcttccttgtgGTCTACCTGTTAGTGATAGTAGAGAATCTCACCATCATGTTCACTGTTTGGATCACTGGCTCCCTCCACAAGCCCATGTACTATTTCCTGAGTAGCATGTCCTTTCTAGAGGTGTGGTATGTCTCTGTGACTGTCCCAAAGATGCTGGATGGGTTCCTCCTGCAGAGACGGAACATCTCCTTCACAGGTTGTATGACCCAGCTCTACTTTTTCATCTCACTGGCCTGCACAGAGTGCGTGCTGCTGGCAGccatggcctatgaccgctatgtggccatctgccACCCTCTTCGATACCCAGTCATCATGACATCGGGTTATTGTGTACAGTTAATAGCCTTTTCCTACATGACTGGTTTCATGATTACTGTCatcaaagtatattttatttcacATGTCACCTTTTGTGGCTCTAATGTCATGAATCACTTTTTCTGTGATATCTCACCAATCCTCAAACTGGCATGCAAAGACATGTCCACAGCTGAGCTAGTGGACTTTGCTTTGGCTATTGTCATTCTTATCTTCCCTCTCACTACCACTATCCTCTCCTATATCTATATTGTCTCTACTATTCTGCATATACCCTCCACTCAGGGAAGAAAGAAGGCGTTTTCTACCTGTGCGTCTCATCTCACGGTGGTCATAATTTATTATACAGCTATGATTTTCATGTACGTCCGGCCCAGAGCTATTGCATCATTTAATTCCAACAAGCTGATATCAGCTGTGTATGCAGTTCTCACACCCATGCTGAACCCATTTATCTACTGTCTAAGGAACCAGGAAGTCAAGAATGCTATCAAGAAGACCCTGGGTGGTGGCCAGTGCGTCTTGCTCAACTGAGACCAACTGCTTTAAGTAACCGACTGTATATCATTTAGAATGCCATTCCCATGTGAAATTATCCTTCTGTTTATTATCATCACTGCCCCTCAGACCTGCATTCTGATAGAAATTGCAAAACAggagaagtaaaaacaaaatgtaaggtATAAAGAATATACCATATCAATAAGCACAACTTTAACCACAGATATTTAAGTgctataaaatgaatatataaaaatacatatttaatatgttttagataaatatttgaattcccatatttataataaatttgAAGTACCCTCCTCTCTTCAAGATATGTTTTAGATATGCAAAGTTTGTTTCAATTTTAgaatatgtgctgccgaagcaagcacaatATGCaaagtttgaaaaataaaattcaaaaatttggtGTTAAATCTATATGCTGGTTTGCAACCAAGTCTGAATAGATGCCATGTTCTTTACATTACTTGTCTAAATTATGGTCACATATATctcttttgtctttattttcataaCTTGCCTATCATTAATTGGATGAATACATCAATAATCTTTCTCAAATTTAAATTAATACAAAATCTTTTATTATTTGCTAATATTCCACATTAAGGAATCAGAAAACAACCCTAAAACTTTTCTAGGCAATTAATGTATTTTACAAAGAATAGTTAATCTTTAGCTCTGAAATCCCTATTCACTTAAAGTTTCTATAATTAAATAGTAAAGGAAAAACTGCAAAACTATCctatgaaacaaagaaaatgtagtaATTGAAAAGCATATCATATTGTGGAAAGTATCATGGAATAGAATAAATGATAGTAAGGGGAAAGCCTGCAAATTCCTGAACAAAAACTCTTAAAATGAATTGTTTAGTGGAAAAATCCTGAAATTTTAGATTGTTGGTCTTAAGTTTATATGATACTGTGTGATGATaatgttaaagaaaataaaaactcttgATAATACGAGAACTATTTTTTAACATCTTTCAAAATTTCtacaaatataaatttattttcagaagCATACTTTAAAGAAAAAGGTATGGAAATTCGGTTCAGTGCTTAAAGATCTTGGTTGGGACACTCGTATTGCATATCATAGTACCTAGATTAAGTCCTGCTTTTGCTTCCCATTTtatcttcctactaatgcataacCTGGGAGTCAAAAGATGATGGCTTATGGACTTGGATCCTCGCCAGCTCTGTTGAAACCTGAGTTGAATtccaggcccctggtttcagcctcgtccagctctggctttgcaggcatttgtggagtaaacagGTAGATGAAAGATCTGCTTCTACTGGtcaaatgaaattgaaataaataaacacagtAATATATCACACAATTAAATGAAATTGTACTGATTCAAAGCTTTGAGTGTTAATAAAGGTGTTCTACCCAGTCCTTGTTTTTTCTTACAGTGATGTACATAGCAAATACCtgtttttaactgaaaaattCTTCCAGTTTATACTTATATTAATTCTTATGAAATTCATGAATTGATGCTTTTTTCATTTAACCAACAGAGTTAAAACAAAGAACAATTGATATGTAGTTATTTCATGTACATTTAAAGTTAATAATATATCAGTTCTTTAGAAATCACCATTTGCTACTGGTAAGCCTGAACAGACAGTTCCATCAGTAATAAATAAAGATGATCCTGTATGGCTTGTGCCTTTATTTTGTCTTAAAATCATTTCCTGTAGAATAAGTTCCTTGTAGCTACCTTTGCTCATTGAGGTACAAGAGTGTCTTCTGGGGTTTATTCTTGCAGTTGGTTTTAAATTTCATAGTTATTGTCACCCAATTGGTAGCAAATCCCCAAATACTGGAAAACTTGAAAAAGGGCCATCAGTTCACCCTGTTCTCAGCACATGGTGAATGCCTCCCAAGTCCTCATTCAGTGCCCACATGTTTCCTCTGGTCCTTGGCATGAGTGAGATCAGGCCATTAGATACTTCATTACTCTGTCTTCTCATTATTAGCtatcatttttgtgtgttttccacaCTAATTTTTCCAAGAGCAGTTTCATCTCCTAAGGATGATATCTTGGCTTCGTCTTACATTCCAGCATGGGTATAATTTTTCCTTGTATATAGTTTCATAAAGCAGTTTTAGATAggcttttcagatttttttcatatttattcacAAATGAAATTTTCCATAGCTATGTCTTTTTCCTCCAAATTTCCTTGAGATGTGACTGGCAAAACCAGTCTTTGCATGTACAATGTAATATTCTGATGTAAGAGGATGTTATGAAATTAATCAAAATCAAGCCAGTTAACGTATTTGTCACCTTAAGTTGCAATCCTTTTGGGAGAACAGTTGAGACCAACTCACATAGTACATTTccaatatttaaaggaaaaaagtatatagagaatgatataaaaataagcatggatttcaattttttgcaacGCAATAAACTCATCTTCTaactccttttcatttttattgaaagcatGGATGGAGATCTTAATATCATATGAAATTCATGACAAAAACATAAAGAAGAAAGAGCATATTATTATGTAGGGTACATAGTTCAGTGAATGCGACATTCATAACTGTTTATATTTACagccttttttattttgttcacgTATTAACTTccaaatgagagaaaacatggttttcttctttctgtgtctgattttACTTAGAATAATGAATTCCAGTTTCATGTGTTTTGTTACAAATGTCAAAACTTTTTTAGGGCTTAGTAATATTTTACTGTGAATAATTACCACATTTTTAATGCAATCATTCATTGAGGGACATTTCAGGTGAGTCCATATCTTGTGCATCGAGGTTCAAGAAACATAAATGTGCTGGCATCACTTTCACAAGCTCACTTCATTCATTTGAATGTAAAGCTTGAAGTGATAGCTGGGTCCTATGGTAAATATATTTGTTGGGTTTTGATGATttcccatactgttttccatgatGTCTCTACTAATCACGCAGTAAGTTCCTCCTTTTTCTGAAACTTCACTAGTGAatgttgttttatgatttttggaTAATAACCATTCTAACTAGAGATGACGTGCCCCTAACAGTAAATATTAGATGCGCAGATATCAactactttttacttattttaaatgtttattttattattcgtattggaaaggtagatttacaaagagaaggagagacatagtaagatcttccatcctctagtttattccccaagtggctgtaatgactggagctaagcctaaCCGAAGTCAGGAGTCGGgatgttcttctgggtctcccacatgggcgcagggtcccaagactttggaccatccctggctgctttctcaggtcgtaaacatggaggtggatgggaagtggagcatctcagacacaaactggtgaccgtatgggatcctggcactttgaaATGGAAGActagtcacttgagccatcacactaggttCCTAGATATTATtatttgttataatttttttaaaaaaatattagctCTCATTCTACATGATCATACATAAGCCTCAGTAAAGTTGACTACACATTTATCTTAACTAtggatttttgtatgtttttatgtAATTGAAACATGCAGTTTTGATGGGAGTTTAAGGAACTCTATTTCATATTCCTTGTAAAGCATTCTAATAGTGATTAACTCCCTCATTTCATTTGTAATGGAAACTTCAAAATTTCACCATATATAAAGTGTAGCTTTACTGTGTAAAGCATTACTGATTGGgaaattgcattttctttcttcattttcaatataTCATCTCAACCTCTCCTGGAGGTTGTCATGGACTTTCAAGGTAACGATTTCCTATTCTACTGTCTTGTTGATGTCACTCCTGATGTATAGATAATATTTTATTCTAACAATATCAGGATATTGATAAGAAAAGACAGGATATTGTTACCAAAGTTTGTCGAAGAATAAATTGAAGCATAAAGATAAATTTCTGGGTCCAATTGTTGAAAATTACTAAAACCGACATTAGAAGCAGTCTTTTAATTGGTGGCCAACATTTTTTTAGCATGCTGcaacttcaaaatatttattccaTGAGTCTGGAAAGACACCCCTTCTATGAAATATtccaaaaatagttttttaaattctcaGTAAGAAAGTACCTCTCCTTCCTCAGAATTTTCAGAGCACTTTGTTCTGTTTCTAAGTAATTTGATGTTACATTATCTTACATATAGGAGTAAGTGAAAAATACTATACCATGTTCATAGCTATGGGTAAACAGAATCCAGGATTAAGCCAAAATGGACAGAGGTGAATGAAAATGCAGCTTCCTAGGGTCCTACGTCATAGCAGTACACATAAAATTTCCCTAGAGTCCAAACAAACAGAAGTAAGTTATTCCCTTGGGAAGAGGCAGAAGATAAATGTTACAAGGACTAGCTTTATTAAACTTTCCCTGCTCCCCTCTTCTAGTTTTAGAGTTACAATTTCTACCATCTATACTAAGGAAGGGCCATGCATAGTTCTCTTAAGAGTAGAAAAATCTGCAAACAAATTTTCTTTCCTGTGATCAATGTGATTATCTGAAGAATTTTTCTATTCATAGAGCAAGGTGGGCGATGGTGAGTGTTAGAGATATTAAGATGTGTTGGTGAGTTCCTAAAATGATAAGAAAAGGTTTGAGAAAAATATCTAGACATATAATTCAGAACAGTAGAGGCAGTATTTGagggaaataaaaccaaaaaggaAGCTCTTGTATATCCTTGCTCAAGATTTGGGAAACAGTGAAAATAATTCATTGAAGATTAAATTAGGAAGAAGGCCCGATTGATCAAGCATTTCATGACTACTTAAACTATTTTccccaggaattttttttaaaattcaccatAATATAGCAGGAAAAATGAGAGCAAGAAAGGAAATGACTGTTTGTTTATGAGTACGTTTGAGTGCAAACATTGAGCATATGTAATTGGATATAATCACAGTTAATGCTTGTAGGGGAGAACTGCAATGTGAGTTCTATATTCAACATCATCTCTGTAATCACATTTAATTATCACAGGACTACAGGAGAAAGGTAAGCCTTGTATTTTTCCCCAGTTCatatgggagggcatgaaaacagTAATGGTTCATTCTGTCATTCTGCTAAGAATGACAAAGGTAACAGGTGATGCAAGCAAGAAGGAATCCTGGCTCTGACTCTTACCCAGTTCACTGAAgtgtattgttattattttttatttatcagttgaaagagaacagatttcagaaatttcaaATTCTATAATGAAGTGATTAAGGAAAATTGTATGGCTGATGATGGTCTTGTGTGTTGTTACACATGTCCTGAAGAGTTTTACATTGGTACTGGCTTTTGCTAAGTAATAAGTAAAACTGCCCACTGTGGTCCCATACAATTTATTCTACACATTCAAAGGACTTGGTCAAAATCAGCAAGAATTCCTTACTAGTTAAACTTCCACAAAGATAAAAGTGTAGATTGGAGGCTAAGAGAGCTACCCAGTAGAGTACTGATTTCTACTAAGCTGTGCAGTTCAGCAGTGCTTATATTATACATGCCAACCCCTCACCTTTCAATCTCTTACTGTGAACTATGGACAGAATGCCTGTTTCAAAGGATATTGGAATAGATTTACCAGTCTGTCACTTTCTCCATGTTAAATACCTATCTTTGAGCTGGGACCTGATACAATAGCTGTTATTTAGTTACACTTGTTTACACAGTAAACTGAGATTGGGGCACATGtttgattttcttaaaatttgtggATATGTTTATCAAGAATATATCCAAAGTATGCAAGCTATGGTTGTGTCAAAGATGAATCcgtatacctacaaaaatgtaagTGGAAAACAAAAATGGTTAAAAAACAAGATGTGCAGCTAGATGGACATATGTATCATATCAACAAAGATATAAAGATCTATTCCTTCTACTGATAGCCTATTTCTTACGGATCTCAGAGGTACAAATGACTCATGAATCAATTTGCTAATTTACATTTCATTAATATTCTTGTGTTTGCCAGTCAACATCCTAGGCATCTGTGGTCAGAATATGACGGATAACGTCTTGAGTTTGAAAGAGTGCACTGTACGTGGGGGACTCTCAATGCATGAAAGTGCTATGCCCAGAAAGAAAATGCTCAAGAGTCACTTAATCAAGATTTAATAGATGTCTCCTAAAGCCAAATCCACTCTTGAGTCATCAGATAGCTTAGAGAAAGAGTATGAAATGAAGAAACAATATTGTATACCCAGTCATGAAAGAGGTTATAGCTTTCTGGAAGAGCAAAACTTAAGCAATTTTGAGTATATCAGAAATTTTGCATACTGTTTGGAGggtcaaaagaaatgaaaactgaaatacaAGTACAGGTCAAATTGTGAAGTGATTTCTGTCAGTGAAAAATATTATGTTTGCTTttatatgtgaagtgaatgtagCACTCatgaaggaatttttttcttttttcctttttaaaagatttatttatctttattggaaaggcagatttacacagagaaggagacacaaaaagaaagatcttccatcctctagttcactccccaagtggcagcaatggtcagaaatcagcaaatctgaagccaggactaggtgcttctttcaggtcttccgtgagggtgcagagttccaaggctttgggccatcctagactcttttcccaggccacaagcaggaacgtgggtgggaagtggaacagctgggatacaaaccggcacccataatggGCCCCTGTGGAAAAAGCAAGGACTAGAGTCACTAATCTACCATGTTAGGTCCACAAAAGAATTTTCTAATAATTATTAGCATATAAAAATTTCCTCAGATTCTGATTTGAAGAAATTGGGTTGGGTCAAATGAACACAGCCTGGAAACCACTCACATATTTTGACTTTTGGAAAAATTTCAGCCTGTGTTATCACCTATATTTCCTTTCAGGAAGTCCAGTGACTCCCCATTTACACAGAGAACTGAAAAAAAGCATGGAAGAGACATAGGGTTTTACACTCTTTTTCAGAGGAGCCAAGAATTACATAATTGTTGGCATTAACTTCATTGTCATTAGGTGAGTAAGAACTTGGACAGAAATGGTTTGATTCTGGGAGgctttcattttaagaaaataaaaatttgatgAGAATACAAATTCTTATTCACATTTGAAGAATTTCTTAGATTTAACAGAAACTACGTTGTGAGTCTAATTTCCCAGAAATACTGACTTGCTAACATATTTTGGTCTCTTCTGTGTTGCCATACACATCTCTGACTCTCATGGCATTGCCATAGAAGACTTGAGTGTCTCTCAGAGCTTTCCGTTGCCCTGGGGATGAACGTAACCCTGGTCAGTGAGTTCA
The sequence above is a segment of the Ochotona princeps isolate mOchPri1 chromosome 4, mOchPri1.hap1, whole genome shotgun sequence genome. Coding sequences within it:
- the LOC101531111 gene encoding olfactory receptor 6B9-like, with translation MNITLVSEFILVGFPTAPWLQTLLFFLFLVVYLLVIVENLTIMFTVWITGSLHKPMYYFLSSMSFLEVWYVSVTVPKMLDGFLLQRRNISFTGCMTQLYFFISLACTECVLLAAMAYDRYVAICHPLRYPVIMTSGYCVQLIAFSYMTGFMITVIKVYFISHVTFCGSNVMNHFFCDISPILKLACKDMSTAELVDFALAIVILIFPLTTTILSYIYIVSTILHIPSTQGRKKAFSTCASHLTVVIIYYTAMIFMYVRPRAIASFNSNKLISAVYAVLTPMLNPFIYCLRNQEVKNAIKKTLGGGQCVLLN